One window of Dyadobacter sandarakinus genomic DNA carries:
- a CDS encoding beta-ketoacyl-[acyl-carrier-protein] synthase family protein produces the protein MGHRVVITGIGIYSCLGENLSEVTQSLYSGKSGIVFDPARKDFGFRSALTGMVSEPDLKNYLSRRQRMGMHQPAMYAYMATREAMEQSGLDADYLEKTETGIIYGNDSTAASVVEAVDKVKEKRDTTLIGSGAIFQNMNSTVNMNLSTIFRLKGINFTLSAACASGSHSIGMGYLMISQGLQERVVCGGAQEINPAAMASFDGLGTFSVRESEPTRASRPFDRDRDGLIPSGGAATVILESYEAAKKRGAPILAELLGYGFSSNGDHISNPSMDGQVRSLQMALKQAGVATSDIDYINAHATSTPVGDGSEARAIFEVFGGNVPVSSTKSMTGHECWMAGASEIVYTLLMMQNSFIAPNINFENPDEDSARINIVAETRQQPVNCFLSNSFGFGGTNSTLILRKV, from the coding sequence ATGGGTCATCGTGTCGTTATTACCGGAATTGGCATTTACTCCTGCCTGGGTGAAAACCTGAGCGAGGTGACCCAATCGTTATATTCGGGTAAAAGCGGCATTGTTTTCGATCCGGCACGAAAAGACTTTGGCTTCCGCTCTGCACTGACGGGTATGGTCTCTGAACCAGACCTGAAAAATTATCTCTCGCGCCGCCAGCGCATGGGCATGCACCAGCCGGCCATGTACGCATATATGGCCACCCGCGAAGCCATGGAGCAGTCGGGGCTGGATGCAGATTATCTCGAAAAGACCGAAACCGGGATCATTTACGGAAATGACAGTACAGCCGCATCGGTGGTAGAGGCGGTGGACAAGGTGAAGGAAAAACGTGATACCACTTTGATCGGGAGCGGCGCGATATTCCAGAATATGAACAGTACGGTCAACATGAACCTTTCAACGATTTTCCGGCTGAAAGGCATCAACTTTACCCTGAGTGCTGCCTGTGCGAGCGGTTCCCACTCGATTGGAATGGGCTACCTGATGATCAGTCAGGGTCTGCAGGAACGTGTGGTATGCGGTGGGGCACAGGAAATCAATCCGGCTGCGATGGCCAGTTTCGACGGTCTTGGTACCTTTTCTGTGCGCGAATCAGAGCCGACGCGGGCATCCCGGCCTTTCGACCGCGACCGCGACGGACTTATTCCGAGCGGCGGTGCCGCGACAGTTATCCTGGAATCCTACGAAGCTGCAAAGAAACGCGGTGCGCCGATCCTTGCAGAACTTCTGGGATATGGCTTCTCTTCGAATGGGGATCACATCTCCAACCCCAGCATGGACGGCCAGGTAAGATCCTTGCAAATGGCCCTGAAACAAGCCGGCGTAGCTACATCCGACATCGATTACATCAATGCGCACGCTACCTCCACGCCGGTGGGTGACGGGAGTGAGGCACGGGCTATATTTGAGGTTTTTGGCGGCAATGTACCGGTGAGCTCCACCAAGTCCATGACAGGACATGAGTGCTGGATGGCAGGTGCCAGCGAGATCGTCTACACGTTGCTGATGATGCAAAATTCTTTTATTGCCCCCAATATCAACTTTGAGAACCCCGACGAGGATTCCGCACGGATCAACATCGTCGCAGAAACCCGGCAGCAGCCTGTCAACTGCTTTCTCTCCAATTCCTTCGGCTTCGGCGGCACCAACTCTACGCTGATCCTGCGCAAAGTATAG
- a CDS encoding phosphopantetheine-binding protein, which produces MDTLKEDLKKQIIEQLNLEEIAPADIQDDTLLFNDAGLGLDSIDALELIVLLDKYHGIQVTNPDEGKNAFRSVNAMAEYIRNKRD; this is translated from the coding sequence ATGGATACATTAAAGGAGGATCTTAAAAAACAGATTATTGAACAGCTGAATCTGGAAGAAATTGCACCGGCCGACATCCAGGACGATACGTTGCTCTTCAACGACGCCGGGCTTGGCCTCGACTCCATTGATGCACTGGAGCTTATCGTGTTGCTGGATAAGTACCACGGCATTCAGGTAACCAATCCGGACGAGGGAAAAAATGCATTCCGCTCTGTCAATGCAATGGCGGAGTACATCCGGAACAAAAGGGATTAA
- a CDS encoding LpxL/LpxP family acyltransferase gives MSRWDGKTRGSLTGYKIFLYFIRTFGLGAAYGLLKIVTFYYYLFAARPRAALKSFYSQALQITGREAQQLIRRNFYVFGQTLVDRAAFLLGKENEFRIRFENEQYLINIREEGKGGILLSAHLGNWETAGNLLRGRITASINVVMLDAEVESIKKFMDVSTGGSRFRIIAIKDDLSHVIAIRNALINNELIAIHADRYMEGARFLEVDFLGNKAKLPMGPFVIASKFDAPVTFVFAAKDGSRSYHLSATQPVYGRMKPQEMALLYVAELEKKVRDYPEQWFNYFNFFSE, from the coding sequence ATGAGCCGTTGGGATGGGAAGACCAGAGGGTCGCTGACGGGTTACAAAATATTTCTGTATTTTATCAGGACATTCGGTCTTGGTGCTGCTTACGGACTTCTTAAAATCGTCACTTTCTACTATTATCTCTTCGCTGCCCGGCCGCGGGCAGCGTTGAAATCATTTTACAGCCAGGCCCTCCAAATTACGGGCAGGGAAGCGCAACAACTTATCCGAAGGAATTTCTATGTTTTTGGTCAGACCCTGGTGGACAGGGCTGCATTTCTTTTGGGTAAAGAAAATGAGTTCAGGATCCGCTTTGAGAATGAGCAGTACCTGATTAACATTCGGGAGGAGGGGAAAGGTGGCATTTTACTAAGCGCACACCTGGGTAACTGGGAAACTGCCGGCAATCTGCTCAGAGGCCGCATTACTGCTTCAATCAACGTGGTTATGCTGGATGCTGAAGTGGAGAGTATCAAAAAGTTTATGGATGTGTCCACCGGAGGTTCCAGGTTCAGGATTATCGCCATCAAAGATGACCTTTCGCATGTGATCGCAATCCGCAATGCCTTGATCAACAATGAACTGATTGCGATCCATGCAGACCGTTACATGGAAGGCGCCCGCTTTCTCGAAGTCGATTTTCTTGGAAATAAGGCAAAGCTTCCGATGGGCCCGTTTGTGATTGCATCCAAGTTTGATGCACCGGTGACCTTTGTTTTTGCTGCTAAGGATGGCAGCCGCAGCTATCACCTGAGCGCCACCCAGCCGGTATACGGACGTATGAAGCCGCAGGAAATGGCACTCCTGTACGTGGCGGAACTGGAAAAGAAAGTCCGCGACTATCCGGAACAGTGGTTTAATTACTTCAATTTTTTTAGTGAATGA
- a CDS encoding acyl carrier protein, whose translation MHANDVKMTWEEVIEDIRDFLAEEFEVDKHLIIPQNSLKDTLDLDSLDYVDLVVLIEENLNVKITGEDFRGIVTFGDFYQLVRRKLGL comes from the coding sequence ATGCATGCTAACGACGTTAAAATGACCTGGGAAGAAGTAATTGAAGATATCAGGGATTTTCTTGCGGAAGAATTTGAGGTAGACAAGCACTTGATCATCCCGCAGAACAGCCTGAAAGATACACTCGATCTGGATAGTCTGGATTACGTGGACCTGGTGGTACTCATTGAAGAAAACCTGAACGTCAAGATCACAGGGGAGGATTTCAGGGGAATTGTCACCTTCGGGGACTTCTATCAGCTTGTTCGCCGGAAACTTGGATTATAG
- a CDS encoding polysaccharide deacetylase family protein, giving the protein MKHNFTTYTFITVFALSGIIFWETGFAWLVLTLIAVVYFGLVSYGAFNIGSNYFLKSVNKGERRAIALTFDDGPDPVTTPDILATLKRHDVRAAFFVIGKKAAAYPHLVRQIDEDGHIIANHSYSHSYWIGFFSKDRLQSDLAKCRDVVYQTIGKKPVYFRPPFGVTNPRYAAVMEELGLQSVGWSLRSLDTRASNKYQLISRILSRLKKKDIVLLHDTLKVTAESLEDIILHCQQKGIRIESLPRLIRKEAYEQD; this is encoded by the coding sequence TTGAAGCATAACTTTACCACATACACCTTTATTACTGTATTTGCACTCAGTGGTATCATCTTCTGGGAAACAGGCTTCGCCTGGTTGGTACTCACTTTGATTGCAGTGGTGTATTTCGGGCTGGTCAGCTACGGTGCCTTCAACATCGGCTCCAACTATTTTCTTAAATCGGTTAACAAAGGGGAGCGGCGCGCGATCGCACTGACTTTTGACGACGGCCCAGACCCGGTAACTACGCCCGACATTCTGGCAACATTAAAGCGGCATGATGTCCGGGCTGCGTTTTTTGTTATCGGAAAAAAAGCAGCGGCGTACCCGCACCTGGTCCGGCAGATTGATGAGGACGGGCATATCATTGCCAACCATTCTTACAGCCACTCGTACTGGATAGGTTTTTTTTCAAAAGACCGGCTTCAAAGTGACCTTGCCAAGTGTCGTGATGTAGTTTACCAAACCATTGGAAAAAAACCTGTATACTTTCGCCCGCCCTTTGGTGTGACCAATCCGAGGTATGCGGCAGTCATGGAGGAGCTCGGCCTGCAATCGGTCGGCTGGTCGCTGAGGAGCCTGGATACGCGCGCGTCCAACAAGTACCAGCTGATCAGCAGAATTTTGTCACGGCTTAAAAAAAAGGATATTGTTTTGCTGCATGATACCCTGAAAGTAACCGCAGAAAGTCTTGAAGACATTATTTTGCATTGTCAGCAAAAAGGAATCCGTATTGAATCACTGCCCCGCCTCATCAGGAAAGAAGCTTATGAACAAGATTAG
- a CDS encoding DUF2062 domain-containing protein, with amino-acid sequence MTLKDIQCCIVIPTYNNEATIRRVIDEALKYADGQDIVVVNDGSTDGTLLILSTYGVKIRVLHNVENRGKGYSLRRGFKEALILGYENVITIDSDGQHLPSDIPVFVEAAAAHPGAVIMGSRNMEQEGVPGRSSFGNKFSNFWFKVETGITLPDTQTGFRLYPLGPLRKTRLFTTKFETEIEVIVKLAWKDVPIIPVNIHVIYDKNERVSHFRPIRDFTRISILNTWLVTLTLLYYLPKRMLGTVKKKGLWRMIRDEAAKPGETSLSKALSIGFGFFMGILPIWGFQLLVGIPLAIFFRMNKVLFLAAANISIPPCIPMIIFASYQFGRLFYDTGAAPSSARNLTLQSIHLNFVQYVVGGTLLAFAAGIAGFLLSYVLMAVFRSKRRVVA; translated from the coding sequence ATGACGCTCAAAGACATTCAATGCTGCATTGTAATACCTACCTATAACAATGAGGCAACCATCCGCAGGGTAATTGACGAAGCCCTCAAGTATGCCGACGGACAGGACATTGTGGTGGTAAACGACGGTTCGACAGACGGTACCCTGCTTATTTTGTCCACTTACGGAGTCAAGATACGGGTACTTCACAACGTCGAAAACCGGGGAAAAGGCTACTCCCTCCGGCGCGGGTTCAAGGAAGCGCTGATCCTGGGCTATGAAAATGTGATTACGATTGACTCTGACGGTCAGCACCTTCCTTCGGACATTCCCGTGTTTGTAGAGGCAGCTGCGGCACATCCGGGCGCGGTGATCATGGGATCGCGCAATATGGAGCAGGAGGGGGTTCCCGGGAGAAGCTCTTTCGGAAACAAGTTTTCTAATTTCTGGTTTAAGGTTGAAACGGGCATTACCCTGCCTGATACCCAGACCGGCTTCCGGCTGTACCCGCTCGGCCCGCTGCGCAAAACCCGTCTTTTTACAACCAAGTTTGAAACGGAGATTGAGGTTATCGTCAAGCTGGCCTGGAAAGACGTGCCGATTATCCCGGTCAACATCCATGTCATTTACGACAAAAATGAACGTGTCTCGCACTTCCGGCCGATCCGGGATTTTACCCGCATCAGTATTCTGAATACCTGGCTCGTCACCCTGACGCTGCTTTACTACCTGCCCAAGCGCATGCTGGGTACGGTAAAAAAAAAAGGATTGTGGCGGATGATCCGCGATGAAGCGGCAAAGCCGGGAGAGACCAGCCTGAGCAAGGCCCTCTCCATCGGCTTCGGCTTTTTTATGGGAATTTTGCCGATCTGGGGCTTTCAGTTGCTGGTCGGCATTCCGCTGGCTATATTTTTCAGGATGAACAAAGTGCTGTTTCTCGCCGCAGCCAACATCAGCATACCTCCCTGCATACCCATGATCATTTTTGCCAGCTACCAGTTTGGCAGGCTGTTCTACGATACCGGCGCGGCCCCTTCTTCTGCCCGAAACCTGACGCTGCAGTCCATTCATCTGAACTTTGTACAATACGTTGTCGGCGGTACGCTGCTGGCCTTTGCGGCTGGTATTGCCGGCTTCCTCCTTTCCTACGTGCTGATGGCCGTATTCAGGTCAAAAAGGCGGGTCGTAGCATAG
- a CDS encoding beta-ketoacyl synthase chain length factor encodes MVYLSAASTISHQPAFGNPGFSDALVPLQAGSALVAPDYRQYVEAGLLRRMSKILRMSVACAKDCLQQAGTEQPGAIVVGTGLGCLHDTEKFLNNATTIQGLLPPTAFIQSTHNTIAGQISLSIGNHEYNMTHTQNSLSFENALLDAMLLAEEGTTDILVGAADESIELLADVAANLGFMDQALLTSGASFFVVTNQKPANPLAEIVDVFSEAGVRDWKAATSQFLAQHAWEPDQTGMVLLLAAGIEELNEMKKHFADMGISPAQCVNLIDYSGVYPTAAAFGLHMAADLIHSGPASGNILICNNLNKHNLGLIALRSIEA; translated from the coding sequence TTGGTATATCTTTCCGCCGCATCCACCATCAGTCACCAGCCCGCCTTCGGGAATCCGGGATTTTCGGATGCATTGGTACCATTGCAGGCAGGTTCGGCCCTTGTTGCACCCGATTACCGGCAGTATGTTGAGGCAGGGCTGCTCAGGCGGATGAGCAAGATCCTGCGAATGTCAGTGGCATGTGCCAAAGACTGTCTGCAGCAAGCCGGCACGGAGCAGCCCGGTGCCATCGTAGTGGGTACGGGTCTGGGTTGTCTGCACGACACCGAGAAGTTCCTGAACAATGCAACAACCATACAGGGATTGCTGCCGCCTACTGCCTTTATCCAGTCAACGCACAATACCATCGCAGGTCAGATTTCATTGAGTATCGGTAATCACGAGTACAATATGACGCACACGCAAAACAGCCTGTCTTTTGAAAATGCATTGCTGGATGCCATGCTCCTTGCTGAGGAAGGTACGACCGACATACTGGTCGGCGCTGCGGATGAATCCATAGAGCTGCTGGCTGATGTGGCTGCAAACCTGGGCTTTATGGATCAGGCTTTGCTTACTTCGGGCGCATCTTTTTTTGTTGTTACAAATCAAAAACCAGCCAATCCGCTGGCCGAAATCGTGGATGTTTTCAGTGAGGCAGGGGTGCGCGACTGGAAGGCGGCTACAAGCCAGTTTCTGGCGCAACATGCCTGGGAGCCGGATCAAACAGGCATGGTTTTGTTGCTTGCGGCAGGGATTGAGGAGTTAAATGAGATGAAAAAGCATTTTGCAGATATGGGCATCAGCCCAGCTCAATGCGTGAACCTGATTGACTATTCGGGCGTGTATCCTACGGCTGCGGCCTTCGGGCTGCATATGGCTGCCGACCTGATCCACAGTGGTCCTGCAAGCGGTAACATCCTGATTTGTAATAACCTGAACAAACATAATCTTGGCCTGATAGCCCTCCGTTCCATTGAAGCATAA
- a CDS encoding LolA family protein, translating into MNKISILLLCLFVHTGLMAQNFRPVADPEKVLQELRKTAQATSSIRAAYTEEKFLSVLKTPEQSSGLFYYQKSDKMRWEQKLPVKYVVLINGDKLRIAENGKEKNTGAAGRMADQIKSLMIGLVNGDFQENKAFALSCAENEAQHMVTLVPANRRMKNVYAKITLVFSKKTSRLKELSFYEKNGDHSVMHFQNEVFNEPIDNSLFSNL; encoded by the coding sequence ATGAACAAGATTAGCATATTGTTGCTCTGCCTGTTTGTCCATACAGGTTTGATGGCGCAAAATTTCCGGCCGGTAGCAGATCCGGAGAAGGTTTTGCAGGAGCTGAGGAAGACAGCCCAGGCCACCAGCTCCATCCGTGCTGCCTATACGGAGGAAAAGTTTCTTTCCGTACTGAAGACGCCGGAGCAGTCTTCGGGCCTGTTCTACTATCAGAAGAGTGATAAGATGCGGTGGGAGCAGAAGCTGCCCGTCAAATACGTCGTGCTGATCAACGGGGATAAACTGCGGATCGCGGAAAACGGGAAGGAAAAGAACACCGGCGCGGCGGGAAGAATGGCGGATCAGATTAAAAGTCTCATGATCGGGCTGGTCAATGGCGATTTTCAGGAAAACAAGGCTTTTGCATTGTCATGCGCCGAAAACGAGGCTCAGCATATGGTAACCCTTGTGCCGGCAAATCGCCGCATGAAAAACGTCTATGCAAAGATCACACTCGTATTCTCGAAAAAGACATCCCGTTTGAAGGAGCTGTCATTTTACGAGAAAAACGGTGATCACAGCGTGATGCACTTCCAGAATGAGGTTTTTAACGAACCCATTGACAATAGCCTGTTTTCGAATTTGTAA
- a CDS encoding beta-ketoacyl synthase N-terminal-like domain-containing protein, translating into MIFIGAEEIISPLGDGIESNWKALTENRSGIAAVPSAGFDKSTLYLSRIPGLIVCNKFQTLIYTIIKRLQTRMDPAIIQSEKTLLLISSTKGALDPHTTDPFTETLASLQRIFQLVHTPVVISNACISGVLAINTAYQLIKCGKYEHVLVIGCDVISDFIVYGFQSLFAVSDKPCKPFDANRNGITLGEGCGAVLVSASRDVYGEQPAVLLAGAGANDANHISGPSRTGEGLYRSVVKTMKMNNVGEDEVDFISAHGTATVFNDEMESIAFDRLGLSDVPLNSMKGYFGHTLGAAGVIEVCASVKMMQAGTMLKSAGFEESGTSKKLNVVRQNSNALISTMLKTASGFGGGNASLMIRQL; encoded by the coding sequence ATGATTTTTATAGGCGCCGAAGAAATAATCAGTCCTTTGGGCGATGGTATAGAGAGCAACTGGAAAGCCCTGACTGAAAACCGTTCGGGAATTGCGGCCGTTCCGTCGGCAGGGTTTGATAAGAGTACGCTTTACCTTTCCAGAATACCCGGCCTGATTGTCTGCAACAAGTTCCAGACGCTTATTTATACGATCATCAAGAGGCTTCAGACGCGTATGGACCCTGCCATCATACAGTCTGAAAAAACGCTGCTCCTCATCAGCTCCACCAAAGGGGCACTCGACCCGCATACAACAGATCCGTTTACAGAAACACTTGCTTCGCTGCAGAGGATTTTTCAACTGGTACATACGCCCGTCGTTATTTCAAATGCATGCATTTCAGGGGTACTGGCGATCAATACTGCATATCAGCTCATAAAATGTGGAAAGTATGAGCACGTACTGGTGATCGGCTGCGACGTGATTTCGGATTTTATCGTCTATGGTTTTCAGTCACTTTTTGCCGTGAGCGATAAGCCCTGCAAACCGTTTGATGCAAACCGGAATGGTATCACGCTGGGAGAAGGCTGTGGGGCAGTACTTGTTTCGGCAAGCAGGGACGTATATGGCGAACAACCTGCCGTACTACTGGCTGGTGCCGGCGCCAATGATGCCAACCACATCTCAGGTCCGTCAAGAACCGGGGAGGGACTGTACCGGTCGGTAGTAAAAACGATGAAGATGAACAACGTAGGGGAAGATGAAGTAGACTTTATTTCTGCACATGGTACCGCAACGGTATTCAATGATGAAATGGAGTCGATTGCATTTGACAGGCTAGGATTAAGTGATGTTCCGCTTAATAGTATGAAGGGATATTTCGGTCATACGCTGGGTGCTGCAGGCGTGATTGAAGTTTGCGCATCGGTCAAGATGATGCAAGCAGGAACCATGTTGAAAAGCGCCGGTTTTGAAGAATCTGGAACCTCTAAAAAACTTAACGTTGTTAGACAAAATAGTAATGCATTGATTAGCACGATGTTAAAAACTGCATCAGGTTTTGGAGGCGGCAATGCATCATTGATGATCAGACAGCTATGA
- a CDS encoding beta-ketoacyl-[acyl-carrier-protein] synthase family protein, whose product MQSGVRITGIGIVSATGLSAEENLASLTGSKTGIGLARHLPGHEGLLAGEVKASNDKLKAMLALNTAYVSRTSLLGMLAAREAWGSHRHNPELRTGLIAATSVGGMDRSELFYKNLVSGSEPDYALLKTHDSGSTTEKIADYLGIRGYVTTLSTACSSGANAIMLGARMIRQGKLDRVLVGGSDALTSFTVNGFRSLMIYDEQWCRPFDESRSGLNLGEGAAFLLLENEKSISFSGAKTLALVTGWANAADAYHQTASSPEGTGATLAIGQAIARSGVPLSGISYVNAHGTGTKNNDLSESVALKNIFGDAVPAFSSTKPFTGHTLAAAGAIEAVFCVQAIASQLVYPSLNFQNPIEEAGLKPVAELQKGVKVDAVLSNSFGFGGNNSSLVFSAPAEQ is encoded by the coding sequence ATGCAAAGCGGCGTACGGATTACGGGTATTGGCATTGTTTCGGCCACCGGGTTGTCGGCGGAGGAAAACCTGGCATCGCTGACCGGATCAAAAACCGGCATCGGACTGGCGCGCCACCTGCCTGGCCATGAGGGGCTGCTGGCTGGTGAGGTCAAGGCTTCCAATGATAAGCTGAAGGCCATGCTTGCGCTGAACACTGCATACGTTTCCCGTACCTCGCTGCTCGGTATGCTGGCCGCCCGGGAAGCTTGGGGCAGTCACCGGCACAACCCGGAACTGCGCACAGGTCTGATTGCCGCCACGTCAGTAGGGGGAATGGATCGCAGCGAGTTGTTCTACAAAAACCTGGTCTCAGGTTCTGAACCGGATTATGCATTGCTCAAAACGCATGATAGCGGCAGTACCACCGAAAAAATAGCGGATTACCTGGGTATTCGGGGCTACGTCACCACCTTGTCCACAGCCTGCTCGTCAGGTGCGAATGCCATCATGCTCGGCGCGCGAATGATCCGCCAGGGCAAGCTGGACCGCGTGCTCGTGGGAGGAAGCGACGCGCTCACTTCGTTTACAGTCAATGGTTTTCGCTCGCTGATGATCTATGATGAGCAATGGTGCCGTCCATTTGACGAGTCACGTAGTGGTCTCAACCTCGGTGAAGGTGCTGCATTCCTGCTTTTGGAAAATGAAAAAAGCATTTCATTTTCCGGTGCAAAAACGCTGGCGCTTGTTACCGGCTGGGCTAATGCTGCTGATGCCTACCACCAGACAGCCTCCTCGCCGGAAGGTACCGGCGCTACGCTGGCGATTGGTCAGGCAATTGCACGATCCGGTGTGCCGCTATCGGGTATCAGCTACGTCAATGCGCATGGTACCGGCACGAAAAACAACGACCTTTCCGAGTCGGTAGCATTGAAAAACATCTTTGGAGACGCAGTGCCGGCGTTTAGTTCTACCAAACCTTTTACCGGCCATACCCTCGCAGCAGCCGGGGCGATCGAGGCGGTTTTCTGCGTGCAGGCTATTGCCAGCCAGCTTGTTTATCCAAGCCTCAACTTTCAGAACCCCATTGAGGAAGCTGGGCTTAAACCCGTCGCAGAGCTGCAAAAAGGAGTAAAGGTAGACGCAGTACTTTCCAACTCGTTCGGTTTTGGCGGTAATAATTCGTCCCTTGTTTTTTCCGCTCCTGCTGAGCAATAA
- a CDS encoding 3-hydroxyacyl-ACP dehydratase yields MFLNDLYAIIGLRSTPEKITSRIRLDAGHPVYLGHFPGAPVTPGVVQLAIVKEILEHCLAREVRLSNLRTCKFLEVLDPGRYPEITFDIQVKVAEQIQVNASASSGDVVFFKAQATYL; encoded by the coding sequence ATGTTCCTTAATGACCTGTACGCAATCATCGGTCTCCGGTCAACGCCCGAAAAAATCACCTCCCGGATCAGGCTGGATGCCGGACATCCGGTTTATCTGGGGCATTTTCCCGGCGCTCCCGTAACACCCGGTGTCGTACAGCTTGCGATTGTCAAGGAAATCCTGGAACACTGCCTCGCCAGGGAGGTGCGGCTTAGCAACCTGCGTACATGCAAGTTTCTTGAGGTGCTCGATCCGGGCAGGTATCCTGAAATTACCTTTGACATACAGGTGAAAGTTGCCGAACAAATTCAGGTGAATGCCTCGGCTTCGAGCGGCGATGTAGTTTTTTTCAAAGCACAAGCAACTTATTTGTAA
- the fabG gene encoding 3-oxoacyl-ACP reductase FabG, translated as MSCALVTGASRGLGRAIAVQLAIDHGLYILVNYSSNHEAAQETLAEIRAAGGDGVLLQFNVEVKSEVDAALNTWKEQNEDKHISVLVNNAGITRDGLFMWMPEKDWDDVMNTSAKGLFNVTQNAIQQMLRKRTGRIVNVASVSGMKGVAGQTNYSAAKGAIIAATKALAQEVAKRKITVNAVAPGFITSDMTKDLNEAELKPMIPMNRFGTAGEVAHLVSFLVSEKAAYITGEVININGGIYS; from the coding sequence ATGAGTTGTGCATTGGTAACAGGTGCGTCAAGAGGGTTGGGCCGTGCGATTGCAGTGCAACTGGCTATCGATCATGGGCTTTATATTCTGGTTAATTATTCCTCCAATCACGAAGCCGCACAGGAAACACTGGCTGAGATCAGGGCTGCCGGCGGTGACGGCGTACTTCTTCAGTTTAATGTAGAGGTCAAAAGTGAGGTAGATGCAGCCCTGAATACCTGGAAAGAACAGAACGAAGACAAGCACATCAGTGTTCTGGTCAACAATGCAGGGATTACCAGGGATGGATTGTTCATGTGGATGCCGGAGAAAGACTGGGACGATGTGATGAATACTTCGGCAAAAGGCTTGTTTAATGTAACGCAGAACGCCATCCAGCAAATGCTGCGCAAGCGTACCGGCCGGATTGTGAATGTGGCATCGGTATCGGGTATGAAAGGCGTTGCAGGACAAACAAACTACTCCGCTGCGAAAGGGGCGATCATAGCTGCCACCAAAGCACTGGCGCAGGAAGTGGCAAAAAGGAAGATCACCGTGAATGCGGTGGCGCCCGGATTTATTACGAGTGATATGACCAAGGACCTCAACGAAGCCGAGCTGAAACCAATGATACCCATGAACCGATTTGGCACTGCCGGAGAGGTGGCACATCTGGTCAGTTTCCTGGTTTCTGAAAAAGCTGCGTACATTACGGGCGAAGTCATCAACATCAACGGAGGAATTTATTCTTAA
- a CDS encoding acyl-CoA thioesterase, translating to MIASEIEIDIRFSETDAMGVVWHGNYLKFFEDGREAFGKTYGLEYLTIFDKGYFTPIVRSEIDHKAPVYYGQVIKVITRYVPAKSAKIQFEYEVVNLTTKELCAVGKTVQVFLERETRLLELINPDFYRQWKEDNNV from the coding sequence ATGATTGCTTCCGAAATAGAAATTGATATAAGATTTAGTGAAACCGATGCCATGGGTGTTGTGTGGCATGGCAATTACCTCAAATTTTTTGAAGACGGCCGGGAGGCATTCGGCAAAACATACGGCCTTGAGTACCTGACTATATTTGACAAAGGTTACTTTACACCCATTGTCCGCTCCGAAATAGATCATAAAGCTCCGGTATACTATGGGCAGGTGATTAAAGTAATTACCCGGTACGTGCCCGCCAAATCTGCCAAAATCCAGTTCGAGTATGAAGTGGTAAACCTCACCACCAAAGAATTGTGTGCAGTAGGGAAGACCGTACAGGTTTTTCTCGAACGTGAAACCAGGCTGCTTGAACTGATCAACCCCGATTTTTACAGGCAGTGGAAAGAGGATAACAACGTTTAA